A genomic segment from Spinacia oleracea cultivar Varoflay chromosome 3, BTI_SOV_V1, whole genome shotgun sequence encodes:
- the LOC110796305 gene encoding fibrillin protein 5 homolog isoform X2: MATNLMQPQFPQLSKIKIPITSLSLPTPISNYTKFKHCPFSGFRLRISCNSQEHNSSLLVDDEDPNALTKASIYQAIEGINRGVFGVTSAKKKEIEDLVMELEANNPTPNPTHTLDKVSGCWKLIYSTITILGSKRTKLGLRDFINLGEFLQIIDIAEGKAVNTIKFSAKGLNLLNGLLTIQASFSVASPSRVNINYDNSQITPEQLMNLFKKNYDLLLSIFNPEGWLEITYVDDSMRIGRDDKGNIFILERAANDQF, from the exons ATGGCTACTAATCTAATGCAACCCCAATTTCCACaattatccaaaatcaaaatcccAATTACCTCACTCTCACTTCCAACTCCAATATCCAACTATACAAAATTTAAGCACTGCCCATTTTCTGGGTTTAGACTCAGAATTTCTTGCAATTCTCAAGAACATAACTCAAGTTTGCTTGTAGATGATGAAGACCCTAATGCCCTTACTAAAGCAAGTATTTACCAAGCTATAGAAG GTATCAATAGAGGTGTTTTTGGGGTTACATCTGCAAAAAAGAAAGAGATTGAGGATTTGGTGATGGAACTTGAAGCTAATAATCCAACTCCCAATCCAACACACACTTTGGATAAG GTTAGTGGATGCTGGAAGCTCATATATAGTACAATTACTATATTGGGCTCAAAGAGAACTAAGCTTGGACTCAGAGATTTTATCAATTTGGGGGAGTTTTTACAGATCATTGATATTGCTGag GGCAAAGCAGTTAACACAATCAAGTTCAGTGCAAAAGGATTGAATCTGCTAAATGGACTGTTGACAATTCAGGCTTCTTTCAGCGTTGCATCACCATCG AGAGTGAACATTAACTATGACAATTCACAGATCACCCCAGAACAG TTGATGAATTTATTCAAGAAAAATTATGATCTTTTACTCAGCATATTCAATCCAGAAGGCTGGCTGGAGATCAC ATATGTAGACGACTCGATGAGGATAGGAAGAGATGATAAAGGCAACATCTTTATACTAGAAAGAGCAGCAAATGATCAGTTCTAG
- the LOC110796305 gene encoding fibrillin protein 5 homolog isoform X1 — translation MATNLMQPQFPQLSKIKIPITSLSLPTPISNYTKFKHCPFSGFRLRISCNSQEHNSSLLVDDEDPNALTKASIYQAIEGINRGVFGVTSAKKKEIEDLVMELEANNPTPNPTHTLDKVSGCWKLIYSTITILGSKRTKLGLRDFINLGEFLQIIDIAEGKAVNTIKFSAKGLNLLNGLLTIQASFSVASPSRVNINYDNSQITPEQLMNLFKKNYDLLLSIFNPEGWLEITYPLSINSFIMLIKITPSVLFYLLHFDQKALTKTGQMEQAI, via the exons ATGGCTACTAATCTAATGCAACCCCAATTTCCACaattatccaaaatcaaaatcccAATTACCTCACTCTCACTTCCAACTCCAATATCCAACTATACAAAATTTAAGCACTGCCCATTTTCTGGGTTTAGACTCAGAATTTCTTGCAATTCTCAAGAACATAACTCAAGTTTGCTTGTAGATGATGAAGACCCTAATGCCCTTACTAAAGCAAGTATTTACCAAGCTATAGAAG GTATCAATAGAGGTGTTTTTGGGGTTACATCTGCAAAAAAGAAAGAGATTGAGGATTTGGTGATGGAACTTGAAGCTAATAATCCAACTCCCAATCCAACACACACTTTGGATAAG GTTAGTGGATGCTGGAAGCTCATATATAGTACAATTACTATATTGGGCTCAAAGAGAACTAAGCTTGGACTCAGAGATTTTATCAATTTGGGGGAGTTTTTACAGATCATTGATATTGCTGag GGCAAAGCAGTTAACACAATCAAGTTCAGTGCAAAAGGATTGAATCTGCTAAATGGACTGTTGACAATTCAGGCTTCTTTCAGCGTTGCATCACCATCG AGAGTGAACATTAACTATGACAATTCACAGATCACCCCAGAACAG TTGATGAATTTATTCAAGAAAAATTATGATCTTTTACTCAGCATATTCAATCCAGAAGGCTGGCTGGAGATCACGTATCCTTTGTCGATCAACTCATTTATTATGCTTataaaaattactccctccgtcttgtTTTACTTGCTCCATTTTGACCAGAAAGCTCTCACAAAAACTGGTCAAATGGAGCAAGCAATATGA
- the LOC130470493 gene encoding uncharacterized protein, with translation MKKQKFRHLRSGNNEILQPPKKIRCIGVRHHGDGLQPKYSSCNPSKVVNYLLADSAWFGHPLGDIFHPLSVRALVNIASAAAAAAAAAGVLATTVIDYKLEAAAAVLAEVESSNSGSSQLKQEQNQASLKSVYFHQLLDFLEVLCLNCDYHRW, from the exons ATGAAGAAGCAAAAATTTCGTCACTTAAGATCTGGCAACAATGAAATTTTGCAGCCTCCCAAGAAAATTCGTTG CATCGGGGTGCGACACCATGGAGATGGTTTGCAACCAAAGTACAGCTCATGTAATCCTTCTAAGGTCGTCAATTATCTGCTGGCCGACTCTGCCTGGTTCGGTCATCCATTGGGTGACATCTTTCATCCCTTGAGCGTCCGAGCACTGGTGAACATAGcttcagcagcagcagcagcagcagcagcagcaggtgTTCTGGCAACAACAGTTATCGATTACAAGctagaagcagcagcagcagttcTGGCAGAAGTAGAAAGCAGCAATTCTGGCAGCAGCCAGTTGAAACAAGAACAAAACCAAGCCAGCCTAAAGAGTGTTTATTTTCACCAGTTGCTGGACTTTCTTGAAGTTCTCTGCCTTAACTGTGACTATCACCGTTGGTAA
- the LOC110796304 gene encoding protein BOLA2 produces MGVTKEELESSLTSKLSPIHLEVVDTSGGCGASFVVEIVSAQFEGKRLLERHRMVNAALEKEMQEIHALSITKALTPEQWKQQKDSENSQAAA; encoded by the exons ATGGGAGTGACAAAGGAGGAGTTGGAGTCTTCCCTCACATCAAAGCTCAGCCCTATTCATCTC GAAGTTGTTGATACCTCTGGAGG GTGTGGTGCAAGCTTTGTAGTTGAAATAGTTTCGGCACAGTTTGAGGGAAAGAGATTACTGGAGCGTCACAGAATGGTGAATGCTGCTCTTGAGAAAGAGATGCAAGAGATCCATGCTTTGTCCATAACGAAAGCATTAACTCCCGAGCAATGGAAACAACAGAAAGATTCTGAAAATTCACAAGCCGCTGCTTAA
- the LOC110796308 gene encoding trihelix transcription factor GTL1 has translation MVEISGERRENEVVKSEKVGVAIEERENDDGVAEAELAVAVAERNSAANRWPKQETMALLRIRSEMDFAFRDTGFKAHLWDEISRRMVELGYHRSAHKCKQKFENIYKYHKRLKNCSYSRSNRKAYRYFDQLEALGNRQISFQASASEPADTSMNDTPYVVSPIYSHPQSVSQLTMPSSVNFDPFTISTSTISTSGSESEGARTKKRKWVDYVDILMKSVLEKQEALQNKFLEAVDKHERERQAREKAWKMQDMDRIKKEHELLMQERSISAAKDAAIGFLQKVFEQGKFSGPIMENLSQEMSIVCNKEKDNNGEIFSSRWPKEEVEALIKTKTNMELEYQRVGQKGPMWEDISTTMRNFGYDRNAKRCKEKWENINKYYRRVKDSNKHRNAESKTCPYFHLLDQLHNLKTKRFDNNSSENSGSNMRPEELLLHMMNHHHSRQQQQEQAVLHQEQGDLNMQNGKLNHDEEAGNDAEGDYHVVAHNPLAVSV, from the exons ATGGTGGAAATTTCAGGTGAAAGGCGGGAAAATGAAGTGGTTAAGTCAGAAAAAGTGGGAGTAGccattgaagagagagaaaatgatgaCGGTGTTGCAGAAGCAGAACTTGCGGTTGCTGTAGCTGAGAGGAATTCAGCAGCAAATAGATGGCCAAAGCAAGAAACCATGGCTTTGCTTAGGATAAGGTCTGAAATGGATTTTGCATTTCGAGATACTGGCTTTAAAGCTCATCTTTGGGATGAAatttctag GAGAATGGTTGAGCTCGGATATCATAGAAGTGCCCACAAATGTAAACAGAAATTCGAGAACATATACAAATACCACAAGAGACTGAAAAATTGCTCATATAGTCGTTCAAATCGCAAGGCATACCGGTATTTTGATCAGTTAGAAGCTTTAGGTAACCGTCAGATTTCTTTCCAAGCTTCAGCTTCTGAGCCAGCAGATACCTCTATGAACGACACACCATATGTTGTGTCTCCAATCTATAGCCACCCTCAGAGTGTATCCCAATTGACGATGCCTTCATCGGTAAACTTCGATCCTTTCACGATTTCAACATCTACTATCTCAACTTCAGGAAGTGAATCTGAGGGAGCTCGGACGAAAAAGAGAAAATGGGTAGATTATGTTGATATATTAATGAAATCTGTACTTGAGAAACAAGAGGCTTTGCAGAATAAGTTCCTGGAAGCAGTAGATAAACATGAGCGTGAGAGGCAAGCAAGAGAAAAGGCATGGAAGATGCAAGATATGGATAGAATCAAGAAAGAACATGAGCTTTTGATGCAAGAGAGGTCAATATCAGCAGCAAAGGATGCAGCAATTGGATTTTTGCAGAAGGTTTTCGAGCAAGGAAAGTTTTCTGGGCCAATCATGGAAAACCTGAGTCAAGAAATGAGCATCGTGTGTAACAAAGAGAAAGATAATAACGGTGAAATCTTCTCTTCACGGTGGCCAAAGGAAGAAGTTGAAGCTTTGATAAAGACTAAAACTAATATGGAGTTGGAGTACCAAAGAGTTGGTCAAAAGGGGCCTATGTGGGAAGATATTTCTACAACAATGAGAAACTTTGGTTATGAtcgaaatgctaaaaggtgcaAGGAGAAATGGGAGAACATAAACAAGTATTACAGGAGAGTGAAAGACAGCAACAAACACAGGAATGCCGAATCTAAAACATGCCCTTACTTCCACCTCCTTGATCAACTGCATAATCTGAAAACCAAGAGGTTTGATAACAACAGTTCAGAGAATTCTGGTAGTAACATGAGACCAGAAGAGCTCTTACTACACATGATGAATCATCATCATTCAAGGCAACAGCAACAAGAACAGGCAGTTTTACATCAAGAACAAGGTGACTTGAATATGCAAAACGGCAAGCTTAATCATGATGAAGAAGCTGGTAATGATGCAGAAGGTGATTATCATGTCGTTGCTCACAACCCTTTGGCTGTGAGCGTTTGA